The stretch of DNA GAATTAGTTTTTGCAATTGTGCTTCATGTTCTGGCGTTAATTTAGCGGATAACTTATCAAAATCGAGGAAATAAGGATCGCGAGCAACGATCGGTGTTGGCACCACTTTCACCGCTGAACTACTTGGAGTTGGTGTTGGCTTTGGGGCTGCCGACGGATTTGATTGGCATCCACTCAAAACCAGCCCAAAGGCAAGAACACTACTACCGAGAAGAATTTTTGCGCTATTCATATTTGATTTCCTTCAATTTGAAAATAATCGATCTGCCATTACGGCAGATCGATTTGACAATCAAACCTAAATGGAATTAGGCGATTGTTTTATTTGCGGTCAAATCCCAGCCTGCACTCACATTACCACCACCAGCACCATCGCTGCGTTTTTGTTGCGTGTAAGTCCATTTGATTTTACCGTAGCTAAAGCTTACCAACTCACTTGGGAAGCCTTCATCATTGGCTGAGCCATGCGGTACGACTTTAGAAACCAAAACTTGTTCCATTTTGATTTCCATATATTTCACTTTGTCGCCACCTGAACGGCACAATTCAATGGTAATTTCTTTAATATGCTTACCCGTGCAGCATGCTTCGTAGATTTTTGGACTTGCTTTATCTAAAAAGTGGGTAATTTCATATTGGCCGTGATTTACACGCTCAGCAGTTGCACCACCTGCTGAACTTGCCGTCGCTTGCGCAGGTTGCTCGATTTTATGAGCGAAAGATTGAATTTCGATCCAATCTTTATGTTTATCATCAGTTGATTCACCTGGAATACCATCGATCTTCAGAAAAGCATCAAATGCCATATTGCCAAACTCCAATAAAGTTAAAGAATTTACTTCTTAGTTTCGCTGCATCAACGAGTGGGTTTAGGTAATTCGGCCACTAGACGCAAGGAAATGGTGAGTTCATCGAGCTGGAAATGCGGGCGTAAAAATGCCGCTGCGCGATAAACGCCTGGCTTGCCAGGAACTTCTACCACATCAACACGTGCTTCGCGTAATGGGTATTTCGCTTTAGCTTCTTGGCTTGCTGAATCATCGAGTAATACATATTGCGCCAACCAGGTATTGAGAAAATCCTGCACATTTTGGCGTGATGCAAAGCTACCAATTTTGTCGCGCATAATTGATTTCATATAATGCGCAATCCGCGATACCGAAAAAATATACGGTAGCTGGGTTGAAAGACGCGCATTGGCATTGGCCGCATCGGTATTATAAGTTTTGGCTTTTTGCGTTGATTGGCCACTAAAGAACGCGGCGTAATCGGTATTTTTGCAGTGAACGAGTGAAATAAAGCCCAAGTCCGATAGCAATTTTTCAGTGCGATCCGTTATAGCCACTTCAGTTGGGCATTTGAGTGCAACTTCACCATCGTCGGTATTAAATGTATGGGCAGGCAAGCCTTCAACCAGACCACCACCTTCAACACCGCGAATTGCGGCAAGCCAACCAAAATCGGCAAAAGCGGCAGTCATACGCGCACCATAGGCATAGGCAGCATTGGTCCACAGGTATTTGCTGTGATCGGTACCATCGACATTTTCTTCAAAGTCGAAGTCTTCCACTGGGCTCGTCTCACGACCATACGGCAAGCGGCCTAATACATGCGGCAACACCATGCCAACGTAGCGAGAATCTTCAGACTCACGGAATGATTTCCACTTAGCGTATTCAACGGTATCGAAGATTTTAGCTAAGTCGCGTGGTTTACCAATATCGGTAAAGCTCTCCAGACCGAATAAGCCTGCACCCGCCGAGGTAATCAATGGCGCATGCGAAGCCGCAGCTACGTGTGATAATTCTTCAAGCAGGTAAAAATCTTCTGGATGACGGCCAAATTCAAAGTCGCCGATCAAACCAGCGTAGGGTGCGCCACCGAAGGTACCGTACTCTTCTTCATAGATTTTCTTAAACAGAGCACTTTGATCAAATTCAGCCGATGCTTTGAAATCTTTCACTAAATCTTTTTTCGAAACGTTGAGCACTTTGATTTTTAACATCGTGCTAGTTTCAGATTCGGCGGTGAGATATTTCAGACCACGCCATGAAGCTTCAAGCTTTTGAAAATCATTGTGATGCATGATTTCGTTCAATTGCTTTGAAATCAGCGCATCAATTTCTGCAATTCGCGCGTCCATACTGGCGGTAAGATCACGCGAAACAGTGACAGTGCCTGCCAACACCTGATCAGCCAATTCGCTGATGAGATCACGCGTATGGTTTTTCTCAGAATCATTGGTCGCAATTTTGCTGTTTTCAATAATTGAATCGAGCAGGCTGCTTGTTTGGGCTGGCGCGGCGACTGGGGCGTCAAGAACTTGTTGATCGGTGCTCATTGATTACTCCTTTACTGCCGCAGGGCGAGCATGGCTAATTTGGTTGAGTTTTTCGGTATCACGCAGCACTTCGTCGAGCAATTCTTCGAGCTTGTCATTGCCGACCACTTTATTGCGTAAATCAGCTAGACGTTTACGTGCGTCGAGTAATTGCTTCAATGGTTCAATTTGATTGACGACATTTTGAGGCTCAAAATCAGCAAGCGATTCAAAATTAAGCTCAACCGACATTTGACTGTTATCGTCTTTTAATTTGTTATCGACTTTCATCGCCAGGCGTGGTGCCATACCTTTTAAGACATCGTCGAAATTATCACGATCAATTTGAACGAATTTTCGCTCTTTCAGTTTTTTCTGTGGCTCTTTACTGTGCCCCGCATAATCGCCTAAAACACCCAAAACAAAGGGCAGTTCTTTATTTTCAATCGCATCGCCAATTTCAACATCGTAAGTAATCTGCACACGAGGTGGACGTACGCGCGATAGTTTTTTTTGTGTACTTTCTTTACCCATTTTGATTCCCAAATAAATAAAATTTTAGTTAAATCAAACCTTAATTGATCGTTTCTGTAACCTTAAACACAATATCGCGCAATTTTAGTAACGACAGCGTCGGATCACTCAGTTGGCGCCCTAAAATATACGATGCTTCGGCATAAGCCTGATGGCTACGCCATGGAGATTGCATATCACCAGCATTAATTATTTGCCGAGAGTCGAGCTCTTTACCCCACAGCATGGCTAATTGCTGCTCATTTATTTTTGAAAATGAAAGGGCAAGATAACGCTGTGACTCTTTACTGACAAAGGCAAAATAAATTGGATTACTACCCTGCGATTGGGTTGCTGCACGACACAGAGATAACCAGACAGAAGCGCCTAATATTTCTTCACCCAAACCAGTGGGTAAAGGTAATAGAAATAATTGCCCCGGCATGCTATTTCCATAGCGACGTGACATTTGCAAATAAAATGCAAATGCCAAGATCATCGATTCAAGATCAGCATTTTGATCCTGTAAAGCCCGATCTAAATCCCAAGCAGCAGTTTTAGCCATGTGCCGATCAAGTAATTGCGCAGCTAATTCTAAATCTGCACCAGCACGCTGGCTAAAAGCCATTTGATCTTCTAAAAACTGTCGACAAGCCAGCATTTCTACTGAATTATCTGCAGCACTTTTTAGTTGATCTTTTAAGCCGCTAAAAAATAATTCATTGGCTAAAACAAACTCAGCTTCTGTACCCTGAATCACTTCGCTGGGTACGCACATCCCTGCCACGAGTGGATAATGCCTAGAAGCCTCATCATGGCTTGGCATGGCAACCCCAACAAATGCCCATTTCTGATCATGACTAAAGAAAATAAATTCACTTGCAGGCATGGCTAAATAACGATGCTGCCATTCATTTTCAAGTGAAATATATTTCAAGCTATCGGCTAATTGTTGATCAACATCCAATGCGGCTGGATGGGTTGCATTAATCCGAATAAAGTCGGCACGACGCGGCAATTTTCCGAAAATTGAGAATTGCAATTGCATATCTTGCGTACGTTTAAAATTAATTGGCATTGCACACCTTACATTGTCACGCGGTCTGGCAATGACAGTTTACGAAGACCAGAAAGCTGCAGCGGATTAACGCCACTGACTACTCGGAAATTGAAACGAATGACTTCATCTGCCGAGTTTTTATTTTTCCAAACGAGTACCGCAGAGTCAGCATCCTGCTGCTCGACTTGAGCCTGTGCAATTAAGCGCATCCACCCCATTCGCCCCTGCTGACTGCTCACCACGGAGCTCGCACCATTAAAGGCAACGACTTGAATGCGTGCGCCTTGGGTATTGCCGTTACCTGGCCAGTTGAATGTTTGCCAAGGCTGTGGACCGTTGCGATAGCGCAATTCCTGGCCATCAATATCCAAACGAATTTCTGAAATACCGGGCGTGGGAATCGGTTGCAATTCAAATTTTATGTTGGCTGAATCCATCATCTGGCTTGAAGCCAATGCATTCAAACGTCCTACCCCAACAAGAAAGGTTGGGTTGAATCGAATACCTAAATTGGCCCAAGTGCGGGGCGTCATCGTGTCGCCCTTCTGCACCACTAAACCATTGAGGTATTTGTCGGTGAATTTATCAACAGTACCTTCATCAGGCTTAATGAATTTCGCAATATCGGCCATCGGAGCTTCATTAGCCGAATCGCTAAATGGATACTTAGCCGACAGCGTTTTCCATTGCCCATACACTTCACGCTGCCAAGCGGCATTCAAATCCTGCTCAACTGGGCTGAGTAATGTTGCATAGGTTTGAATCAATGGCCGCACCAGCATTGGTCGAACCATTTCGCGGGTTTCAGGGCTTACTTGACTAAGTAAGGTGTTATCAACCATTTGCAACGTATCGGCTAACTCCGAACCACTGCCATTGAGCGTTGCTTGTACCAGCGGCAGCGCTTGGGCGCCGGGTTGATCGCTACTCGCAATCTGGTTCATTTTGCCTTTGAGTTTGCCCAATTGTTCGAAATAGGCATTGATTGGCGCTACGCCAACGCTATCGGCTTGTACCAAGCGCGCTAAACCAGCAAATTGTTTACCTACTTCGCCTAATTCAGCGACATTTGCGGTCTTTGGTTGGCTATTGCCCTTGATAAACTCTGTGGTTTTTTCCAGCATCGATTGCTTGGCATTTTCAATCTTGCGCGAAAGTTCAGATGGGTTGTCCCACGCGGTCTCAAAGGCCGCACGCGCCAAGATCAGTTTTACTGGTGAATTTTGCGTATCAGCCAATTGCGCAATGCCATTGCCTGCTGTTGGGATAGTGTTAAAGTCGCGAATAACAACGCCCTGCAGGAATTTTCTCCATTCGGCAGCGTATTCTTGACGGTACAGCGCCTCGAGCTCAGCTTTGTTTTTTTCGTAATTACCGTCTTTGCCCAGATTGTCGTGCGATGAAGAGGCTAAAACCCAATCATCACTTTTCACTTCCCCTTTACTTGCCTCTTCAATAGAAGCACGAACAAATTGATCCCAAGCTTCACGGGTAAATGCACCAGCAACCATCTGGCTACCCGCAATCACATCGCCGTTTTTATTGGCGAGGATGCGTGGCACGGTAAGCGGGGCAAAACGTGTATTCGCACGCGCTTTAATTTCGTTATAAACCCGCTCAGTCGCACTCAGGCGCTTGAGTGATGCACGCAACACCTCCCGGGCCTCACTCACCGTTTTGCCATTATTCTGAATCAAGGGCAGATCAGGCTCTTTAATTTGGCTGACATAAAACGCAACTAAGCGTTCGGCTGCCGCAGCCATTTCTTCATTGCTACGATTCCCTTTATTCGCTTCCAACCAAGCACGCCAGTAGCGTGGAATTTGATCGGTTAAGTGAGCCTCATCCATGCGCGAGCGATCGCTCAGCATCAAATAAGTTTTAAGCGCGTTATAACCTTGATCTAATCTTGCCGGGGCTGGACTTGCTGCAGCTGGCTGATTTGCTTGTGCTGCTGTAGCACGCTGTGGAACCTGAGCAGCACTGATCACCACATTCGGCAAACCATTACTTTTCGGTTTTGGTGCATGTTTCTTCGGAGCGGGTTTCACTGGCACTGTCGTTGTAACAGGTGCAGCGGTTGGCGCAGGTGTCGCGGCAGGCTGAATCACCTCCACTGGCTTATTTGCGGCCAGTTGAAGTAACGATTCTTCGAGGTTTTTCTTCACCGGCTGCAACATAACCTGCTGCAAACCATCAAAGTATTCTTTACGCAAAGCAACTTCGATTTCCTTGCCTTGGTACAAGCCCATCCCAATTTGCCATGGGTGGCCATTGCGCCGATACGATTGCAGCTCTTCAATACGCTTTTGCAATACCCCAAGCGCTTGCAGTTTGTCGTACACCTGACCTGTCGCAACCAATTTTTGCGCAGCAGCACGATCAGCGCTCACACTGGCCATCAACTTCTGATTGCCAATGTATGACCAAGTCCATAATCCGGCACACAGTGCCAATGCTGATAAGCCAGCCAGCATCCCAGCTAAACGCCAACGACTCCCCGCGGGACGAGTTTGCCGCGAAACCAGATGTTGATCAGGGAAAATGACGTCCCGGAATAGATCACGCAAGAAATAGCTATACGAAGCAGGCGCTTGGCGCGCGTCAAAGCCTGAACGGCTTAAATCAAATTGGCTTGAAACGCGGGCAGCAGCACCGATTCGTGGCGTGCCTTCTTGCAATGCACTGGAAAAATAAAAACCACGCAGTAATGGACGAGCGTGATATGGATCGTCTTCTTGAAGCAACTTAACAAATTTGCTCACGGCTTCTTTAAGCGCGTGAAATTCGATCGGGAACGCAAAGAAGGCGGGCTTGTTTTGATTGCCACGATGCTCGGCGAGTTTTTCTTCGCCCATTTGCATCAGTCCACGATACATTTCATCAAACTGCATGGCCACAACATGGCTAGCATCAAAGCCTGAGCCCTGCTCTGCGCTGAGCGTACTACCCCAAACACCATTGCGCTCGGCATCCGACATGCTCTCAAAAAACTGGGCAAAACCACCCAGTAAATCGAGCTTGGTGAAAATCAAATATATCGGTACTTGCAGACCAAATACGTCTTCAATTTCGTGAATGCGTTCCCGAATTTGGCGCGCGTATAAAGCAAAGCCTTCACTTTGATGTTGAGCGAGTTCGGGCAAACTGATAGTGACCAAAATGCCATTCACAGGCGCTTTAGAACGATGGCGTTTTAATAGCTTAAGAAACTCAAGCCATTCAACACGGTCTTCACTTTGCGTGGCATAGCGGCCGGCGGTATCGAGCAAAACTCCTTCTGTGGAGAAGAACCAGTCGCAATTGCGCGTACCGCCCACCCCCTGAATACCACTTTTGTCACTAAATGGGAATGTCAGGCCTGATTGTAAAATCGCCGAGCTTTTACCTGCTGCAGGGTGGCCAATAATCATGTACCACGGCAATTCATACAAGGCAGCATTGCCTCGTGCCTTGCCCAATTGCGATGTTTTTAGCGTATCAATCGCACCGAGCATCCGTTGGCGCAATAAATTCACTTCAGCTCGTTTATCTGCGCTAGCGCCAATCACCGCGTCATCAGCTTGTTTGGTCAGCATTTTCTCGATCACGCTACCAGCACGGCTAGCGATCACATTGCCAATGAGCAAGGTCACCACCCACAGCAGCATGACGCCTAATATCCAGCCAAAGCGAGACTCCAAACTTTCCAGCCCCATCCATGGACCTAAAAACCAAATCAGGGCAATCAGAATCAAAAAACCAATTGCGGATGTGACTTTGGCATTGCGCAGCCAATGTTTCATTACGTACTTCTCCAAAACTTAATCAGTACTTGTTATTTATTTTTCACTAGCACCGCGAGCGAACCTGTTTGCTCGATGTGCCCATAATCTTTGAATGACCACTTACCACCCCAAGTCAGCCCCAGTGCGACAGCTTCTTCGCCTAGCGCCTGATAGGCATCAAAAGCCCAAGGGTCTTTCTCGGAAATCACCACTTTGCCATCCTTCATCGGCGCCAAATCGACGGCGATGCCATATTGATGCTTGCTTTGGCCACCCTTGGCTTTAGTCACTACATTTGCGAGCTGCGCCAAATCATCTTGCCGCTCAGGGCTGCGATATCCCTCAAGCAAAGCAAGCGGATACCCACGTTCCTGCATTTTTTTCATGAGCAGCAACACTTGTTGCACAAACTGTGGATTGAGTTTGCTCCAGTCACGATCGGCAGTTGCCAGCCCTGGACGGGCTGCAATTGCATTAACAAAAACATCCGGAGGCAAAGGGGCTGGCGGTTCAAGCTTCGCTTCAGCAAAAGTCGTTTGAATGTGAAGTGCTTGGACATATTCCTGCGGGATAACAGGCTTTAAAACATGCAAGCTATTAAATCTTAACGTCACCGCAATGACCGCCATCACCAACACGATGCTTGCAAATGGCAATACCAATTTTCGCTTTCCTTGCCTATCTACAATAACAACATCATTGTCAGATTCAGACTCAAGCTCTACTAGCTCGATCGGTTTCAGTAGCGCTTTTTCGCTCACAACTTCACTTGTTACTGACAGCATTTCGCGGGCTGGCAAGAAAAACCGCCACCCAAGCCACAGCAAAGAAGCAAACAAAACAATTAGAATCAATGAGATATACAGCAAAATCGAACACCAAAATGCTTACGCAACAATTATAATTTTCTTATATTTCGCTCGATGTTAATTGATTTTAGCTTTCAACAACGTAATGTACCTCACAG from Chitinibacter fontanus encodes:
- a CDS encoding Hcp family type VI secretion system effector produces the protein MAFDAFLKIDGIPGESTDDKHKDWIEIQSFAHKIEQPAQATASSAGGATAERVNHGQYEITHFLDKASPKIYEACCTGKHIKEITIELCRSGGDKVKYMEIKMEQVLVSKVVPHGSANDEGFPSELVSFSYGKIKWTYTQQKRSDGAGGGNVSAGWDLTANKTIA
- the tssB gene encoding type VI secretion system contractile sheath small subunit; its protein translation is MGKESTQKKLSRVRPPRVQITYDVEIGDAIENKELPFVLGVLGDYAGHSKEPQKKLKERKFVQIDRDNFDDVLKGMAPRLAMKVDNKLKDDNSQMSVELNFESLADFEPQNVVNQIEPLKQLLDARKRLADLRNKVVGNDKLEELLDEVLRDTEKLNQISHARPAAVKE
- a CDS encoding M15 family metallopeptidase — translated: MPAREMLSVTSEVVSEKALLKPIELVELESESDNDVVIVDRQGKRKLVLPFASIVLVMAVIAVTLRFNSLHVLKPVIPQEYVQALHIQTTFAEAKLEPPAPLPPDVFVNAIAARPGLATADRDWSKLNPQFVQQVLLLMKKMQERGYPLALLEGYRSPERQDDLAQLANVVTKAKGGQSKHQYGIAVDLAPMKDGKVVISEKDPWAFDAYQALGEEAVALGLTWGGKWSFKDYGHIEQTGSLAVLVKNK
- a CDS encoding OmpA family protein, with product MNSAKILLGSSVLAFGLVLSGCQSNPSAAPKPTPTPSSSAVKVVPTPIVARDPYFLDFDKLSAKLTPEHEAQLQKLIPQLKAGKAFVVRGYSNKKEVGNAKDGALARALNVEKYLIEQGVPDKKMSVRYTTEDSKHGVEIDING
- the tagF gene encoding type VI secretion system-associated protein TagF, which gives rise to MPINFKRTQDMQLQFSIFGKLPRRADFIRINATHPAALDVDQQLADSLKYISLENEWQHRYLAMPASEFIFFSHDQKWAFVGVAMPSHDEASRHYPLVAGMCVPSEVIQGTEAEFVLANELFFSGLKDQLKSAADNSVEMLACRQFLEDQMAFSQRAGADLELAAQLLDRHMAKTAAWDLDRALQDQNADLESMILAFAFYLQMSRRYGNSMPGQLFLLPLPTGLGEEILGASVWLSLCRAATQSQGSNPIYFAFVSKESQRYLALSFSKINEQQLAMLWGKELDSRQIINAGDMQSPWRSHQAYAEASYILGRQLSDPTLSLLKLRDIVFKVTETIN
- the tssC gene encoding type VI secretion system contractile sheath large subunit, yielding MSTDQQVLDAPVAAPAQTSSLLDSIIENSKIATNDSEKNHTRDLISELADQVLAGTVTVSRDLTASMDARIAEIDALISKQLNEIMHHNDFQKLEASWRGLKYLTAESETSTMLKIKVLNVSKKDLVKDFKASAEFDQSALFKKIYEEEYGTFGGAPYAGLIGDFEFGRHPEDFYLLEELSHVAAASHAPLITSAGAGLFGLESFTDIGKPRDLAKIFDTVEYAKWKSFRESEDSRYVGMVLPHVLGRLPYGRETSPVEDFDFEENVDGTDHSKYLWTNAAYAYGARMTAAFADFGWLAAIRGVEGGGLVEGLPAHTFNTDDGEVALKCPTEVAITDRTEKLLSDLGFISLVHCKNTDYAAFFSGQSTQKAKTYNTDAANANARLSTQLPYIFSVSRIAHYMKSIMRDKIGSFASRQNVQDFLNTWLAQYVLLDDSASQEAKAKYPLREARVDVVEVPGKPGVYRAAAFLRPHFQLDELTISLRLVAELPKPTR
- the tssM gene encoding type VI secretion system membrane subunit TssM; the encoded protein is MKHWLRNAKVTSAIGFLILIALIWFLGPWMGLESLESRFGWILGVMLLWVVTLLIGNVIASRAGSVIEKMLTKQADDAVIGASADKRAEVNLLRQRMLGAIDTLKTSQLGKARGNAALYELPWYMIIGHPAAGKSSAILQSGLTFPFSDKSGIQGVGGTRNCDWFFSTEGVLLDTAGRYATQSEDRVEWLEFLKLLKRHRSKAPVNGILVTISLPELAQHQSEGFALYARQIRERIHEIEDVFGLQVPIYLIFTKLDLLGGFAQFFESMSDAERNGVWGSTLSAEQGSGFDASHVVAMQFDEMYRGLMQMGEEKLAEHRGNQNKPAFFAFPIEFHALKEAVSKFVKLLQEDDPYHARPLLRGFYFSSALQEGTPRIGAAARVSSQFDLSRSGFDARQAPASYSYFLRDLFRDVIFPDQHLVSRQTRPAGSRWRLAGMLAGLSALALCAGLWTWSYIGNQKLMASVSADRAAAQKLVATGQVYDKLQALGVLQKRIEELQSYRRNGHPWQIGMGLYQGKEIEVALRKEYFDGLQQVMLQPVKKNLEESLLQLAANKPVEVIQPAATPAPTAAPVTTTVPVKPAPKKHAPKPKSNGLPNVVISAAQVPQRATAAQANQPAAASPAPARLDQGYNALKTYLMLSDRSRMDEAHLTDQIPRYWRAWLEANKGNRSNEEMAAAAERLVAFYVSQIKEPDLPLIQNNGKTVSEAREVLRASLKRLSATERVYNEIKARANTRFAPLTVPRILANKNGDVIAGSQMVAGAFTREAWDQFVRASIEEASKGEVKSDDWVLASSSHDNLGKDGNYEKNKAELEALYRQEYAAEWRKFLQGVVIRDFNTIPTAGNGIAQLADTQNSPVKLILARAAFETAWDNPSELSRKIENAKQSMLEKTTEFIKGNSQPKTANVAELGEVGKQFAGLARLVQADSVGVAPINAYFEQLGKLKGKMNQIASSDQPGAQALPLVQATLNGSGSELADTLQMVDNTLLSQVSPETREMVRPMLVRPLIQTYATLLSPVEQDLNAAWQREVYGQWKTLSAKYPFSDSANEAPMADIAKFIKPDEGTVDKFTDKYLNGLVVQKGDTMTPRTWANLGIRFNPTFLVGVGRLNALASSQMMDSANIKFELQPIPTPGISEIRLDIDGQELRYRNGPQPWQTFNWPGNGNTQGARIQVVAFNGASSVVSSQQGRMGWMRLIAQAQVEQQDADSAVLVWKNKNSADEVIRFNFRVVSGVNPLQLSGLRKLSLPDRVTM